The Snodgrassella alvi wkB2 genome window below encodes:
- a CDS encoding helix-turn-helix domain-containing protein — MKFANQLKNARLAAGLSQKELAQKACITPSLISRYELGKVIPRLDTMNKIMKILDFHNIESLAPSKDNQNSYLTIPPLFQQTANSENTHITILKTDITAHKFHMDNLFYVIMSGNSMQNLLNDGDKLIVDTSQKKLIDGKIYAFNQGNLFRIKILQNLPEQQIRIKSYNSYEYPDETVTLKDIELIGQIIYRGGFL, encoded by the coding sequence ATGAAATTTGCTAATCAACTAAAAAATGCCAGACTGGCTGCGGGACTTTCCCAAAAAGAACTGGCTCAAAAAGCCTGTATTACCCCGTCTTTGATATCCAGATATGAGCTGGGCAAAGTTATACCTAGGCTAGATACAATGAATAAAATTATGAAAATACTTGATTTTCACAATATTGAATCATTAGCGCCTTCTAAAGATAATCAAAATAGTTATTTAACTATACCACCTTTATTTCAACAAACTGCAAATTCAGAAAATACTCATATTACTATTTTAAAAACTGATATAACTGCCCATAAATTTCATATGGATAATCTGTTCTATGTCATCATGAGTGGTAATTCAATGCAAAATCTTTTAAATGATGGAGATAAACTCATAGTTGATACTTCGCAGAAAAAATTAATAGATGGAAAAATCTATGCTTTTAATCAAGGTAATTTATTCAGAATCAAAATTCTGCAAAACCTACCTGAACAGCAAATACGTATTAAAAGCTATAATTCCTATGAATATCCAGATGAAACTGTAACATTAAAAGATATCGAATTAATCGGCCAAATCATTTACAGAGGAGGCTTTTTATAA
- a CDS encoding phage antirepressor N-terminal domain-containing protein encodes MDNNITFVSFHGSSLATVKVKNTIYVCMKSVVQGIGLDWSTQHRKLKGCYQKYGCGFLSIPVKSGTKKILVIPLKKLTNWLQSINPKKVKDSLKELVGVYQNECSQAIHSHWRKSRVAKKRGRPGLVKENGTSGLLPAQITMIKTLHKQLVMSVEPEKQTELAMTLWQAVRTRYGVSYEKVPSSKFIDVICLLSRVAVKKVNFNSKEVTKNCSDEIHVSVQSLINLYESFVCSQKMRLMYEHLLPAFRILGSKYESQIHEFSYGMDSIFNKCHKAFLPLFEKIPDSPAKESAREYLAKLM; translated from the coding sequence ATGGATAATAATATCACATTTGTTTCTTTTCATGGGAGTAGTTTGGCCACTGTCAAGGTCAAAAATACTATTTATGTTTGCATGAAATCTGTAGTGCAGGGGATTGGACTGGACTGGTCTACCCAGCATCGTAAATTAAAAGGCTGCTACCAAAAATATGGTTGTGGATTTTTATCTATACCAGTCAAAAGCGGCACAAAAAAAATTCTGGTTATTCCGTTAAAAAAACTGACAAACTGGTTGCAAAGCATTAATCCGAAAAAAGTAAAAGACAGTTTGAAGGAATTGGTTGGGGTGTATCAGAATGAGTGTTCTCAAGCCATTCATTCACATTGGCGTAAATCAAGAGTAGCTAAAAAGCGTGGCCGACCTGGATTAGTTAAAGAAAATGGCACTTCTGGATTGTTGCCGGCACAGATTACCATGATCAAGACTTTGCACAAACAGCTGGTAATGTCTGTTGAACCTGAAAAACAGACTGAACTGGCTATGACATTATGGCAGGCTGTACGCACACGTTATGGTGTCAGCTATGAAAAAGTCCCGTCATCTAAATTTATTGATGTAATTTGCCTTTTAAGTCGGGTCGCTGTTAAAAAAGTTAATTTTAACAGTAAGGAAGTTACTAAAAACTGTTCAGACGAAATTCATGTTTCGGTGCAAAGTCTGATAAATTTATATGAATCATTTGTTTGTTCTCAGAAAATGCGTTTGATGTATGAACATTTATTACCTGCTTTCCGTATCCTGGGTAGTAAATATGAATCTCAAATTCATGAATTTAGCTATGGTATGGATAGCATTTTTAATAAATGTCATAAAGCTTTCTTACCTTTATTTGAAAAAATACCGGATTCTCCTGCCAAGGAATCAGCACGGGAATACCTGGCTAAACTGATGTAA
- a CDS encoding STY0301 family protein produces the protein MISMNFILLNNRKLPQYLLALFFNIVSINCLAQTPVVSCPSSFSDAHGVHKLDDVYAYDGPVCMKVSLVPEYKKNKQVWDLDALRDPSLVCTYENTEHYVVINAKGAAYCEKTNAPVEVKCMPR, from the coding sequence ATGATTAGCATGAATTTTATACTATTGAATAATCGAAAATTGCCTCAGTATTTATTGGCTTTATTTTTTAATATTGTATCAATTAATTGTCTGGCTCAGACTCCTGTTGTGAGTTGTCCGTCATCTTTTTCTGACGCACATGGTGTTCATAAGCTTGATGATGTTTATGCATATGATGGTCCAGTATGTATGAAGGTATCATTAGTACCTGAGTATAAAAAAAACAAACAAGTATGGGATTTAGATGCATTAAGGGATCCTTCGTTAGTTTGTACGTATGAAAATACTGAACATTACGTTGTTATTAATGCGAAGGGGGCAGCTTATTGTGAAAAAACAAATGCACCTGTAGAAGTAAAATGTATGCCTAGATAA
- a CDS encoding STY0301 family protein — translation MLLNNKIATLLSSALTVMISINCQAKTPIVSCPATFSDGHNVYQFKNASVFDGPIELNAELKPEFKKDKQYWKVFGTKYDPFLICTYANANHYIVFDAKGASFCEVTNKPLQARCMP, via the coding sequence ATGTTGTTGAATAATAAAATAGCCACATTGTTATCAAGTGCCTTAACTGTAATGATATCAATTAATTGTCAGGCAAAAACTCCTATTGTGAGTTGTCCAGCGACATTTTCTGATGGACATAATGTTTACCAGTTTAAGAATGCTAGTGTATTCGATGGACCAATTGAATTAAATGCTGAATTAAAGCCAGAATTTAAAAAAGATAAACAATATTGGAAGGTGTTTGGAACGAAGTATGATCCTTTTTTAATCTGCACATACGCCAATGCTAATCATTATATTGTTTTTGATGCAAAGGGTGCGAGCTTTTGCGAAGTTACCAATAAACCTTTACAGGCAAGATGTATGCCTTAA
- a CDS encoding STY0301 family protein: protein MLSNSTEIVALFISLLLGVVSINCYAQTPVVSCPSSFSDAHGVHKLDDVYVYDGPVCMDVSLVPEYKKNKEVWDLDTLREPSLVCTYENTRHYIVLNAKEAAYCEKTKSPVQVKCMPK, encoded by the coding sequence ATGTTATCAAATAGTACAGAAATAGTAGCATTATTTATTAGCCTGTTACTTGGCGTAGTATCAATTAATTGCTATGCTCAGACTCCTGTTGTGAGTTGTCCGTCATCTTTTTCTGACGCACATGGTGTTCATAAGCTTGATGATGTTTATGTATATGATGGTCCAGTATGTATGGATGTATCATTAGTACCTGAGTATAAAAAAAATAAAGAAGTATGGGATTTAGATACATTAAGGGAACCTTCATTAGTTTGTACGTATGAGAATACCCGTCATTACATTGTTCTTAATGCGAAGGAAGCAGCTTATTGTGAAAAAACAAAATCACCAGTACAGGTAAAATGTATGCCTAAATAA
- a CDS encoding M15 family metallopeptidase produces MYKLSNRSLQRLYGVDCGLTNVVKRAIQITNQDFMITEGVRSREQCCINYGKGRTAQQCSQKGIPVKYAQPNLSKVTWLNNPYASKHVTGKAVDLVPYPVDWTDLNKFRTIALAMKQAAAELGVKIIWGGDWKTSKDYPHFEIL; encoded by the coding sequence ATGTATAAATTAAGTAACCGATCCTTACAGCGTTTGTATGGAGTTGATTGCGGCCTGACCAACGTGGTAAAGCGGGCTATACAGATAACAAATCAGGATTTTATGATAACTGAAGGGGTGCGTTCCCGTGAGCAATGCTGTATTAATTATGGTAAGGGGCGAACGGCACAACAATGCAGCCAGAAAGGAATACCGGTAAAATATGCTCAGCCAAATTTAAGTAAGGTGACCTGGTTAAATAATCCTTATGCCAGTAAGCATGTTACAGGCAAGGCTGTGGATCTGGTTCCATATCCTGTTGATTGGACTGATTTGAACAAATTCCGGACTATTGCGCTGGCAATGAAGCAAGCGGCTGCTGAACTTGGAGTGAAGATAATCTGGGGCGGAGACTGGAAAACTAGTAAGGATTATCCTCATTTTGAAATTTTATAA
- a CDS encoding BPSL0067 family protein, with the protein MPFIVSDANWKKLISTVENNKTIQNKDERTWFGESRECVAAVKSLANAPHTSFWRRGALVKNNFSIKKGTVIATFKSESQYKGHAAIYVEQNSNGIIVYDQWKTKAISMRLIRFNRPENGISNDGDKFYVVE; encoded by the coding sequence ATGCCGTTTATTGTTTCTGATGCAAATTGGAAAAAACTTATTTCTACAGTTGAAAATAATAAAACGATACAAAATAAGGACGAAAGGACATGGTTTGGAGAATCTCGTGAATGTGTTGCCGCTGTTAAGAGTTTAGCAAATGCACCGCATACTTCTTTTTGGAGAAGAGGGGCTCTTGTTAAAAATAATTTTAGTATAAAAAAAGGCACAGTAATAGCGACATTTAAAAGTGAGAGTCAGTATAAAGGTCACGCTGCAATATATGTAGAACAAAATTCCAATGGTATTATTGTTTATGATCAATGGAAAACTAAGGCAATTTCAATGCGATTAATTCGTTTCAATCGGCCCGAAAATGGTATTTCAAATGATGGAGATAAATTTTATGTTGTTGAATAA
- a CDS encoding STY0301 family protein translates to MISMNFILLNTRKLPQYLLALFFNIVSIYCLAQTPVVSCPSTFSDGHNVYRFKNARVFDGPVELNAELKPEFKKDKQYWKVFGTKYDPFLICTYAKANHYIVFDAKGASFCEVTDKPLQARCMP, encoded by the coding sequence ATGATTAGCATGAATTTTATACTATTGAATACTCGAAAATTGCCTCAGTATTTATTGGCTTTATTTTTTAATATTGTATCAATTTATTGTCTGGCCCAGACTCCTGTTGTGAGTTGCCCGTCAACATTTTCTGACGGGCATAATGTTTACCGGTTTAAGAATGCCAGAGTATTCGATGGACCGGTTGAATTAAATGCTGAACTAAAGCCAGAATTTAAAAAAGATAAACAATATTGGAAGGTGTTTGGAACGAAGTATGATCCTTTTTTAATCTGCACATACGCTAAAGCTAATCATTATATTGTTTTTGATGCAAAGGGCGCGAGCTTTTGCGAAGTTACCGATAAACCTTTACAGGCAAGATGTATGCCTTAA